The Juglans regia cultivar Chandler chromosome 2, Walnut 2.0, whole genome shotgun sequence genome includes a window with the following:
- the LOC109014471 gene encoding uncharacterized protein LOC109014471 isoform X2, with translation MDAGFRTMAAKYSKNTTVLLLVTFALLLDSDAVQGWGALSKVEDLELDRQLKLLNKPAIMSFQTEYGDIVDCVDIYKQLAFDHPLLKNHTIQMKPETIPDEASRAYTHSNDVPNNISCPHGSVPIRRSTKEDLLMENYLKSLRMNYKHWYTSSIDISGHHSAALTFESQNYGGKARINVNQFLYANNSRLYTFWTADGYQKSGCYNVLCPGFVQVSSEITLGLSLLPTSTYGGPQYDMLISLYQDQTTGNWWFMFQDKYVGYWPKEIFTSLAKSADFISWGGQVYSPIKERSPEMGSGRFPEEGYGKSAYIKQIKVVNNEKNGFVDPTDSATKIYADKPFCYNAIHNVLKDDEWGHHVYFGGHGNCTF, from the exons atggatGCAGGATTCAGGACAATGGCTGCTAAATATTCGAAGAACACAACAGTTTTACTGCTGGTAACATTTGCTCTCCTTTTAGACTCAGATGCAGTCCAAGGATGGGGAGCATTGTCAAAGGTAGAAGATTTGGAGCTGGATAGACAGCTCAAGCTATTAAATAAACCTGCAATAATGAGTTTCCAG ACTGAATATGGAGATATTGTAGATTGTGTTGATATCTATAAACAACTTGCATTTGATCATCCTCTGCTAAAAAACCATACAATTCAG ATGAAACCTGAAACCATTCCAGATGAAGCTTCAAGAGCTTATACACATTCAAATGATGTGCCCAACAACATATCATGCCCACATGGATCGGTGCCCATCAGAAGGAGTACAAAGGAAGATCTGCTGATGGAAAACTATTTAAAATCCTTGAGAATGAATTACAAACATTGGTACACCTCCTCAATTGACATAAGTGGCCATCAT TCTGCAGCCCTCACATTCGAAAGCCAAAATTATGGAGGAAAAGCACGCATAAAT GTCAATCAATTTCTATATGCAAACAACAGCAGGCTATATACTTTCTGGACT GCAGATGGTTACCAAAAGAGTGGCTGCTACAATGTTCTTTGCCCCGGATTTGTACAAGTTAGCTCCGAAATAACCCTTGGCCTCTCACTTCTACCAACTTCTACTTACGGGGGTCCTCAATATGACATGTTAATAAGTTTATACCAG GATCAAACTACAGGGAATTGGTGGTTCATGTTCCAAGACAAGTATGTAGGTTATTGGCCAAAGGAGATTTTCACAAGTTTGGCCAAGAGTGCCGATTTCATTTCATGGGGAGGTCAGGTTTACAGCCCCATCAAAGAACGCAGCCCGGAAATGGGGAGCGGCCGTTTCCCAGAAGAAGGTTATGGGAAGTCTGCATATATCAAACAGATCAAAGTTGTCAATAATGAGAAAAATGGGTTCGTCGATCCAACTGACAGTGCTACTAAAATTTATGCAGACAAACCATTTTGTTACAATGCCATCCATAATGTGCTCAAGGATGATGAGTGGGGACATCATGTTTATTTTGGGGGGCATGGGAATTGCACATTTTAG
- the LOC109014471 gene encoding uncharacterized protein LOC109014471 isoform X1 — protein MDAGFRTMAAKYSKNTTVLLLVTFALLLDSDAVQGWGALSKVEDLELDRQLKLLNKPAIMSFQTEYGDIVDCVDIYKQLAFDHPLLKNHTIQMKPETIPDEASRAYTHSNDVPNNISCPHGSVPIRRSTKEDLLMENYLKSLRMNYKHWYTSSIDISGHHSAALTFESQNYGGKARINVWNPAVTADQFSLARMCIVNGHAEETNSIQAGWGVNQFLYANNSRLYTFWTADGYQKSGCYNVLCPGFVQVSSEITLGLSLLPTSTYGGPQYDMLISLYQDQTTGNWWFMFQDKYVGYWPKEIFTSLAKSADFISWGGQVYSPIKERSPEMGSGRFPEEGYGKSAYIKQIKVVNNEKNGFVDPTDSATKIYADKPFCYNAIHNVLKDDEWGHHVYFGGHGNCTF, from the exons atggatGCAGGATTCAGGACAATGGCTGCTAAATATTCGAAGAACACAACAGTTTTACTGCTGGTAACATTTGCTCTCCTTTTAGACTCAGATGCAGTCCAAGGATGGGGAGCATTGTCAAAGGTAGAAGATTTGGAGCTGGATAGACAGCTCAAGCTATTAAATAAACCTGCAATAATGAGTTTCCAG ACTGAATATGGAGATATTGTAGATTGTGTTGATATCTATAAACAACTTGCATTTGATCATCCTCTGCTAAAAAACCATACAATTCAG ATGAAACCTGAAACCATTCCAGATGAAGCTTCAAGAGCTTATACACATTCAAATGATGTGCCCAACAACATATCATGCCCACATGGATCGGTGCCCATCAGAAGGAGTACAAAGGAAGATCTGCTGATGGAAAACTATTTAAAATCCTTGAGAATGAATTACAAACATTGGTACACCTCCTCAATTGACATAAGTGGCCATCAT TCTGCAGCCCTCACATTCGAAAGCCAAAATTATGGAGGAAAAGCACGCATAAATGTATGGAACCCTGCCGTGACGGCTGATCAATTTAGCTTGGCTAGAATGTGTATTGTAAATGGTCATGCAGAGGAAACCAACAGTATACAGGCTGGGTGGGGA GTCAATCAATTTCTATATGCAAACAACAGCAGGCTATATACTTTCTGGACT GCAGATGGTTACCAAAAGAGTGGCTGCTACAATGTTCTTTGCCCCGGATTTGTACAAGTTAGCTCCGAAATAACCCTTGGCCTCTCACTTCTACCAACTTCTACTTACGGGGGTCCTCAATATGACATGTTAATAAGTTTATACCAG GATCAAACTACAGGGAATTGGTGGTTCATGTTCCAAGACAAGTATGTAGGTTATTGGCCAAAGGAGATTTTCACAAGTTTGGCCAAGAGTGCCGATTTCATTTCATGGGGAGGTCAGGTTTACAGCCCCATCAAAGAACGCAGCCCGGAAATGGGGAGCGGCCGTTTCCCAGAAGAAGGTTATGGGAAGTCTGCATATATCAAACAGATCAAAGTTGTCAATAATGAGAAAAATGGGTTCGTCGATCCAACTGACAGTGCTACTAAAATTTATGCAGACAAACCATTTTGTTACAATGCCATCCATAATGTGCTCAAGGATGATGAGTGGGGACATCATGTTTATTTTGGGGGGCATGGGAATTGCACATTTTAG